ACGAATAGTGACATTGCAGTTTAGATACTGCGACCACACCAAACAACACGTCCTGCAATGCCGTGACTGTCGGCATTATCAGCGGTGATCTCCCAGCTCAGGTAATCAGGGTTATCACTGATCACTTTGAGCTGAGAGTGCTTTTGTTGCACTCGCTTAGCCATGAGACCCTCTTCTGTTTGAATGATATAAACCGCATCTTTACTGGGTTGATTCTGTGAAAGGTCAACGCGTACCATGTCGCCGTCTAGCAACGTGGGCTGCATACTATCACCACGGATAGAGACAAAGGCGAGCTTCTCTGAATACACGCCAAGATGGGAGTTTAGCCAACGACGGTTGAGTGCAAACTGCTCGGTGACTTCTTCATGACCAATTACACTACCCATACCTGCACTGGCCTCAATATCAAGTTTAGGTATGAGGGTAAGTTCATCTTTAAACTGACCTTGTGGTTTATCTAAGGGTTGTTCACCGGTAAGTAACCAGTTCAGATCAACGGAAAATAGGCTATAAAGGTGCTCAAGATATATCATTGAAGGGCGACTTAAGCCGCGACAAATACGGTAAATATGGGAAGGGGATTTACCTGTTAGCTGGGCAAATTGGCGTTTATTGCCACCTGAAAATTGCTCGACTAAGGTTACAAATCGTCTTGAAAATGCCGTACTCATCTCTTAATTATTCTCTTTATAGCGCCTAAACCCGCAAGCATACTGAGCTAGGTCTTATCTGTACAGTCTCGTTGCACTAGTTGGACATTTTATAAACGAGCATAATCACGGATGAATAATTGGTGTAAAGAAAAGAAGTATTTTCTATTTTCATTAGACTAAGGTCGTAGTGAGTTGCGTTGTACGAAATTTGTTCATGCTGGTAGGCTAGAATTGCAAGTTAACATTTATTTAAATTCGGCACGACTTGCTTTAGCCGACATACAACATGGAAAAAGGTAATGAAATATACAAATTTATTAATTGCACTTCCGCTCTTGGGCGCGATGGAAGTTGCACTGGCGGTAGACTGTAGCAACTTAACGCAATGGCAATCACAGCAAGTATATACAGGTGGCGACGCAGTCACCTATCAGTCAGCTAAATACACCGCGAAATGGTGGACACAAAACCAAAACCCAGCGCAAAATTCCAATACTTATGATGTCTGGCAAGCCAATGGCAGTTGTGATCCGGTAACGCCATTGCCTTTAGTTTCGGTCACTTCCCCAAGCAGTAACGCACGAGTGTTAGTGGGCTCATCAGTTAGCCTAGCGGCGGCAGTAAGCCATCCGCAAAACACGGCAATCGACAGTGTTGAATTCTATCTCGATGGCACGCTTGTCGCCTCTGATAACAGTGCGCCTTATGAGGTGATGTGGCAAGCGCAGGGGCTAGGTAATCGCGCATTAACTGTCTATGCAACTGATGTGTCTGGGGCACGAGGTGAATCGAGTGCGGTGAACTTCAGTGTCGTGTCTGACGAGGTTCCTCCTGGCGATCCTAATTTTAAAATTGTCGGCTATTTCCCAAGTTGGCAGGGAGCCGTGAGTGATATTCAGTTTGATAAACTCACCCATATCAATTACTCATTTTTACTACCCAATGCAGATGGCACACTGAGACCGCTTGAAAATTTAAGCAAAATGACAGCGCTAGTAAATTCGGCTCATGCCAACAATGTAAAAGTGGGGATTGCCATTGGTGGCTGGAACGGGGGCGACGACAGTGCATTTGAGACATTCGCCAGTTCACAGCAGGGCAGAGCCCGTTTCGTGCAAGAGGTCATTGCGTTTGTAGAGCAGCATAATCTAGATGGTGTTGATATGGATTGGGAATATCCAGATCCCGGTGCTTCGGCAAATAACTATGCGTTACTGATGAAGGAACTAAGCGTTGAGTTACGCGCCAGAGGTAAATTCTTGACGGCAGCTGTGGTGGCGCTTGGCTATACTGGTGGTGGCGTGTTGGAATCTGTATTCCAAGATATCGACTTTTTAAATTTGATGGCGTACGACGCGAACAATACTGATCATGCTTCTATGCAATACGCCAAAGACTCAATTGCTTACTGGCAAGGTCGTGGGCTCAGCAAAGAAAAAACGGTATTAGGTGTACCATTTTATGCAAGACCTACTTGGAAAGCGTATCGTACCTTACTACAAGAGAACCCTGCCAATGCCTGTCGCGATAGTGATGGTAGCAGCTACTACAATGGTATTCCGACGATCCGCGCAAAAACGCAGTATGCTAAGCTCAATGCTGGTGGCATTATGAATTGGGAGCTATCCCATGACAGTAATGGTCCTGCGTCGCTATTAACAGCGAAATGGGAAGTTGCTAATGGTGTAACACCAAGCTATCAATGTCAGTAAATTATTACTTATAACTCAGCTCGGCGGCGAGTGAGAGCTGGCCGTTGAGCATATAGAGAGTTTGACTGAGAAATAGGCTAACTACATATTTTTATAATATCTAGCCTATATATGGTGGGAAATGTTTATAAACAGCGTTCCATTACGCTGCAGGTAACAGCCGGTGAACTTGGACGTTGGCACCAGTAATCGTTATTGGTCGTTTCACACATAACGCCGGTTTCTGGTCCTCTACCACCGGCTGCTTGCGGTGTTAGTTTTACGGCAAGTTGACTTTGTTGATAGTCTAATTGTTTTAGTTTTTTCTTTGCTAGGGTAAGTTTCATATTATTTTCCTTTGAAATAAGAATGTCTTAATAGACTATTTTACCCTACTGCATAGTTCATTAAATGTACAGATCAAAGCGGTGACTACCCAGCTGCTGGGTAGTCACTTTATGTTTAAAGCGCTTTAAAGCGAATAGCAACACCGCCGCCAGCAGCCAGTTTTAATGTTAGCTTGTCGGCACTTGTGACCTTTTGACGATAAATGTTCATTTCATAAGGGTTTTGTTTCCATTCGGCTTTACCA
This portion of the Pseudoalteromonas sp. GCY genome encodes:
- a CDS encoding glycosyl hydrolase family 18 protein translates to MKYTNLLIALPLLGAMEVALAVDCSNLTQWQSQQVYTGGDAVTYQSAKYTAKWWTQNQNPAQNSNTYDVWQANGSCDPVTPLPLVSVTSPSSNARVLVGSSVSLAAAVSHPQNTAIDSVEFYLDGTLVASDNSAPYEVMWQAQGLGNRALTVYATDVSGARGESSAVNFSVVSDEVPPGDPNFKIVGYFPSWQGAVSDIQFDKLTHINYSFLLPNADGTLRPLENLSKMTALVNSAHANNVKVGIAIGGWNGGDDSAFETFASSQQGRARFVQEVIAFVEQHNLDGVDMDWEYPDPGASANNYALLMKELSVELRARGKFLTAAVVALGYTGGGVLESVFQDIDFLNLMAYDANNTDHASMQYAKDSIAYWQGRGLSKEKTVLGVPFYARPTWKAYRTLLQENPANACRDSDGSSYYNGIPTIRAKTQYAKLNAGGIMNWELSHDSNGPASLLTAKWEVANGVTPSYQCQ
- a CDS encoding XRE family transcriptional regulator, which produces MSTAFSRRFVTLVEQFSGGNKRQFAQLTGKSPSHIYRICRGLSRPSMIYLEHLYSLFSVDLNWLLTGEQPLDKPQGQFKDELTLIPKLDIEASAGMGSVIGHEEVTEQFALNRRWLNSHLGVYSEKLAFVSIRGDSMQPTLLDGDMVRVDLSQNQPSKDAVYIIQTEEGLMAKRVQQKHSQLKVISDNPDYLSWEITADNADSHGIAGRVVWCGRSI